The Setaria viridis chromosome 9, Setaria_viridis_v4.0, whole genome shotgun sequence sequence TTTGATCTCACGGTAATCTTATCAGAGCCACTGCACACAACTGTACCATTGTGGATTCATGGCGTTAATTGAAATGGCAAATGGCTGACAAGAAATCAGAGCAGAGCTAGGACTGCAGAACTTAAAGTAGCATTGCAAGTCTTGGATGCAAATGCAAGTTCAGATGCATATAATATATTTCAGTGAGATGGGTTAAAAACATGAGCCATGCGGGAAGTAAAAAGTTTTTGCCCACACCTAGACAAACAAGCTAAACTACTTCCAAAATTAAGAATGTTGCAACAATGATTTCCAAATGTTCTTGTCTAGGCGCTCAAATAATCTTATATCATATTTGCTCAAATCTGAAGAAGACCTGGTACTTGCTGGGACTAATGTTAGGGAGACGAAGCTAGCGATTTAATCAGACAAGGAATGCACTTGAAAGTTGGTTTATAACCTGAGACAAAAAGAGAGTTTACCAATAAGCTATAACTTACAGTAGAATGCGTCGTAGTTGAAATGCCTGTGCCGctgtgcaactgttcatgtatTGCCATTGCAAACCaagcatttcgtcgaacagaACGGGTCCCAACCTCTAGATCCTAACGCCATGGTGTGCCATGGTGGCACCATGGCAACGGGAAGCATCAGCCGCGCGCGTACAGCGTCCTGAGGGTGTCCACGACCGGGCGGAACCCGTCGCGAAGCGGGACGATGGAGACGGCGCGCAATCGctcgtctccggcgccggcgctcctTTTGTTCCTGGTAGGCGCGCGCAGCACCACCCGGCACATCTCCCCGCGCAGGGCAtccgcggcggcgcaggccgaGCCCGGGTGGGCGGCGAAGAAGCGCGCGAGGTTGTCGGCGGGGCAGCCCATCAGGGTGCGCGCGGCGCGATCGAAGAGGACGACGGGGACGACGCGGTCGTGCGTGGCGAGGGAGAGGAGCAGGCGGTAGACGCGGGCCGGGGCGGGTTGTACGCTGCCGCAGGcgaagcaggaggcggcgccgtCCGGGAGCGCGAGTTCGCAGCGCGGGCAGGAGAGGTAGGAGAAGTCGGACGTGTCGGCCGCCACGATGGTGCAGAACGGCGGcgtccaagccgccgccgcgccgccgtcaccgccgctgGTGCACCCGGCGAGAGGCATCTCTGTGGGGGCTCCCATGTAGCTTGTGCTGGATAAACAACCTGGCTTAAAAGCCCATGTCCAACTAACAGGCTCAACTTATAGCAAAATAAATTCAACGTTTTATGAGAAATAGATTAACATTTAGAAACAGTACAttcaatatttttgaaaaaacaacTACTTTCAACATCTTTCACCTCCTACTTCAACATTTGTACAAATCgggttcaacattttttcaaatAAGGATCAACATTCAAAAAAATTTGTATCTTCCTCAATCTTAAAGCAGCTTTTTCCTCAACCTCATGAAGGCGGTGTGTCCAAGGGGCACGCGCGGAGCTCGTgcggccaggggcggcggcgcccgggcaTGGGGAGGGGGGCCGTGAAGGCCGACGTGCCCCAGGGATGGCGGCGCTCGACGCATGGTTGGGGTGACCGTGAAGCACGTCGGCAGGGCGGCGACCGGGAGAAGAGGGCAGGGCATGGACAGGGTCTAGGGTTGGGGAGATCCAATGAACTAAACTTCTTGCACGGGTCTCAAACACCGAAAGCCATATAGGGTGTGTTTGATTGCTTGACTAAGGGCTAGCGGCTCCCGGAAGCCACCCAGACCATTTTTGGTTGCCTGGTTAGGTCCTGTAGCCAGGCTCCACCAATGTAACTAAGGGGGTATTTGATACGATATACTacactttagcagggtcacatcggatgttcggatactaattagaaggactaaacatgagctaattacaaaactaattgcacagatggagtctaattcgcgagacgaatctattaaggctaattaatccatcattagcaaatggttactgtagcaccatattgtcaaatcatggactattgggcttaatagattcgtctcgcgaattatactccatctgtgcaattaattttataattagactatgtttaattcttctaattagtatcaaacatcccatGTAACATGTGATAAACTGCAAAATACCCCAAGCCCCCATAGCCAAACCAGAGATAAACGTGGAGATCTTCCATCCCCAGCAAGCCAGGCTTGCACAACCCAACCGCACCCATCCCCTCACCCCCCGGTAAGTGCATGTTCTCCACTGGCATGGCGCAGCGACGACGTACGGTCGGCGGGCACCGCATGGCGGTGTACGACCGATAGGGCCCGCAAGGTGGCGCGCTTGGCCGGCTAAGGCCCGCACGGCCGGCGGAGCCCAGCGTGGAGGCTCGCCCGCACAGCCGGCAGCGGCTCGCACGATGGAGGGGCTCGCCTGAGAGGCCGGCGACGGCCCTCACGACGGAGCTCACTCGCGCAGCTGGTGGCGGCCCGCACGGCAGAGGGGCTCTCCtacgcgggcgccggcggcccccGCGGCGGAGGCTCTCGCGGCACCAACGGCCCGCACGGCTGGCGGTGGCCCACATGGCGGAGGGGCTCGCCCACGAtgccgcctccggccccgaGGCACGACCTCGCCCGCCCGGGCGGCAGCGCCCCTGCGTGGCGGAGCTTGCTTTGGGGGAGCCgtgcgtggtggtggcggaggagttgagcgtggtggtggtggcagagaCAAAGCAACCGATTTGATGGAGAAGAGGGAAGGTGAAATAGGGTGGTAACTTCACCCGTGACTTGTATAAATTTATTTTAATAAATTGTACAACCAACTAAACACAATCTTATGCTAGCCAAACTTAGAATGATCAGTAATGCGAATTGCATTGCACTGGAGAGGTTTAAATTAACATGACTGTCCTTTTTAGAGGAGCCTGATTTAAAATAAGAAGGACGCACACAATCAACACACTCCACACTCACACTACACGTATAAACACGCGTGCGCGTTTATACATATGCTTATGGAAGATATTGGGAGGTTTAGACCTCCAGTGCACAGGAACGTGTAATACTACTTACGCGTGTGTACTAAAATAAGCGCAATCGGAAAAAACCCCGTGAAGCACCTAGGTCTCGATCGAACCGAACCGGACGGGCCACCCGAGCTACGCTCGGTCTTCGATGGGAGCCTGACTATGCAGCCAGGCTAGAATAAGCAGCCAACCAAACAGAACCGTAGCAAACTGGCTGCCGGAAGCCCAAAGCCCAAGAGCTACTTACTGTTTTCGGGGCCGTTTTTAGAGTTTTCGGGGCCCGTTTAGTACTTGTTAACTCTTCGCACAAGCGGCCGCTTTCGTTGGATCGTTGAATGTCGATCGGACGGTCGGAAAAACACGTGCGCTCTCTTTATGTCCTGGATCTGCGCCTTCTTCTCGACCGGGTCGCACGCTCCGTTCGGACCAATCCCCCAATCCGGACtcgcctccgacgccgccgccgtgctcctccGGCGACCTGCTCCGGAGCACCCTCTGCGTTGAATCTTTCCTCCTACTCCTGCGTCGCGCTGCTGGAGATCCGTCCTCCTCTCGGTAAGCCCTAGCCTCGGTCGATTTCGCTTGCGTCCATAGTATGCGCGGGAGGAATTGAATCCTGCGGCAAGACCTATTGCCGTTGTTTTGCCTTTATTAGTGGATTAGATGCAGGCCTGCGGCTCCTTTCGCTGTTATCGCCTAAGTAGTTTCGCGGCCCTAGGTTTCTTTCCCGGACGCGTGTCTGTTCGTGCGTAGAGGATTGCaaaggtgatttttttttcgatGGGAGTGGTATGGAATTGCAGAAGCATTATTCGGGAAGGAATCGCCGTGTGTGATGGTAGAGCCGGAGGAATTACGGAAGAAATATAGTAAAATCTGACGGCATGTTGTAGTGTTGGAAAAATAGGATATTTTGTGGGAGGAGACTCAAGACTAGAAGGCGCTTGCATGATGTTATGACTCGAGCGAGGGTGGTAGGAGTAGGGTATCGAGTGAGTCGTGTGACCTACTGTTGGAACTTGAGCATGCCCGTCGTGAAGGTTGGTGGTTGTCGTGGGACTCACAGggttggatacttggatctcaGTCTGGTTTTGGCGTTTTGCTGTGGACAGGAAGGTAGAAGAGCAGAGGTTGTGGTGTTTTTTGGAGTGTCGAAGGTGGTGATTGGCGTGGAGGTTCAGTTTGGTTGGAGCTTGGAGTTTAGAGGGAAGATTTGGTGAtgagcagccgcagcccgccgctGAAGGACCGCAGGATGCGTACTGAACGCACCTCATACCGTGACGCACCATATCGGAGGGACAGCCGCCGGGGTTCGAGCAGGTTTGAGCTTACCTAAGTCAAACAGGACGAGTGTTTGACATTGTTCATCCAAACATTACTGCTTCCTCTCGTTGTCAATTATATATTGGCCTAAACGCTATTTTAACAGGTTTCACACAACGTTTAAGTCTGTGCTTGTGATAGAATAACCATAATTGTTTTTTATTTAGATAGATGTAAATGGTTTGAGTTATCCGTTATAATCACTTTGTGCAGCATAAATAAAGGGCACTTGGTATTAGGTCATGGTAGCAATCTAGTTTGTCTGCAGGTCTGGTAAAGAAAAGTATGACGCAATGTGGTAACAGGGGTTTTAGATTGAATTCATGTTTTTGCACAGTTTAGGGGAATACAACCTCTGTGCGAGAGTTGTAGTTAGACATGAGTCATGAAAAGAATGGTGTGATTACAATATACAATTATTCAGAAGTTTGCAAGGTTATGTATCCTTTGGTTATTTCTCTTTCTATTGTGCAGGTTTCATAATGATTTGTGCAACAACTGTAAGCGTCCTGGGCATTTTGCTAGAGAGTGTCCTAGTGTGGCTGTCTGCCATACCTGTGGGCTTCCTGGGTAAGAACTCTGTGCTGTTCTGCTTACAAAAATTCATGCTCTTACATGCTGTCAGTGTTAAGTTTTTCCGTCTATCCGTCATTCATTCACTAGCAACTTACATACCATGCTTTTAATTAGAGTGAAGTGCACCTGAGGTCCTTAAAACTTTTCTCTGATTCAGATGCCCACTTCAGAGTTTATGGACCTAGGTTGAAAATCTAGGaaatacccccccccccccccccaaaaaaaaaaaaaaaaaaaacaaaaaaaaagttagcttAGAAACTTGTGCGGTATCAATTTATTTCATGATTTATTGTTATGTTTAACTATTCTCGAGCATCATATGCGTCCTCAGTAGTGTGGATAAGTGGTGCATGTTCCCCTAGGGGCATAAACTCCATGTTCTACCTCATGTTATTGTTTTCATATTCTTGTCATCCTGGATGGTACTTCTAGCATCATTTTTTCTAGTGAAGTTTAATGCATATGTAAGCAAATCATTGTTGTCTTAGGCTCTTATTGCATTAGACCTTATCTCggatttgattttgtttttattatttgtgAGATGATTGATGACGATGACTTTGAAGCTTAAGCCATACATGCCCACTCTGGCCATACACCTAgactgtaattttttttttaactcttGCAGGCACATTGCAGCTGAGTGTTCTTCCAAAGGTACCTGCTGGAACTGCAAAGAACCTGGCCACATGGCTAACAGCTGCCCAAATGAAGGGATATGCCGTAACTGCGGCAAGTCTGGCCACATTGCAAGAGATTGCACTGCTCCGCCAGTGCCGCCCGGAGAAGTGATCCTTTGCAGCAACTGCTACAAACCAGGACATTTCCGTGAGGAATGCACCAATGAGAAGGCCTGCAACAACTGTCGGCAGAGTGGCCATATTGCTCGCAACTGCACCAATGATCCTGTTTGCAACCTGTGCAATGTTGCTGGCCATTTGGCCCGTCAGTGCCCCAAGTCTGATACATTGGGTGAGCGGGGTGGGCCACCTCCCTTCCGTGGAGCCGGAGCACCCTTCCGTGGGGGTGGTGCTCCCTTCCGCGGCGGCTTCAGTGACATTATCTGTCGGGCCTGCAACCAGGTTGGCCATATGAGCCGTGACTGCATGGCTGGTGCCTTCATGATCTGCCACAACtgtggtggccgtggccatATGGCTTTTGAGTGCCCCTCTGTGAGTCTCATGGACCGCTTCCCCCCTCGCCGTTTCTGAAGGACGTCCAAGGGCTGTCCAGATGACTATTACTTTCTGTCCTCTGCGTCAAGAACAATTATTTTTCATTTGCTTTATGTTTCTGAGCTATAACGGATTCTAGCTATTTCAGATTCATAACTTGCTATGTTTAGTTGTAATTCTGGGATGTGCTACTTGACTGTGATGCTCTGCTGAGGATAATGTTTGTAGATGGGAGTACTTGTGAATTCTGAATTCATCTCATGAGTTTTTAATCTTATTCGAACTTGAAATATCAGAGCACGTGTGTGCCCTAAATTTATTTTCCGCCTATCAGTACTGTAAGCTCCCTGTGTCAAAACTTTTGCAAATTCGCCAGAAGAGAAACTAGCAGAGTAACACGGACGCAAATGATACGTTAAGAGGGTGTGTTAaagagtgtgtttggttgctcaTGTATAAGATGGTCTTTTGTTGGGTGACTTTTGTTGGGTGACTTGTACTAACCCATCCAAGATGAAGTCTCACTttatacattattctactaattggAGTGAACCATACAATATAAGAAAATTGTCCTACTAATTGAATAGTGAACCATATAGCACAAGAAAATTGGTTGAACACCACCATCCAGAATTATCCATATATACATTATATGGTGTATACAACCAAACCATATAGCACAAGAAAATTGGTTGAACAC is a genomic window containing:
- the LOC117840009 gene encoding uncharacterized protein isoform X1, producing MSSRSPPLKDRRMRTERTSYRDAPYRRDSRRGSSRFHNDLCNNCKRPGHFARECPSVAVCHTCGLPGHIAAECSSKGTCWNCKEPGHMANSCPNEGICRNCGKSGHIARDCTAPPVPPGEVILCSNCYKPGHFREECTNEKACNNCRQSGHIARNCTNDPVCNLCNVAGHLARQCPKSDTLGERGGPPPFRGAGAPFRGGGAPFRGGFSDIICRACNQVGHMSRDCMAGAFMICHNCGGRGHMAFECPSVSLMDRFPPRRF
- the LOC117840009 gene encoding uncharacterized protein isoform X2; its protein translation is MANSCPNEGICRNCGKSGHIARDCTAPPVPPGEVILCSNCYKPGHFREECTNEKACNNCRQSGHIARNCTNDPVCNLCNVAGHLARQCPKSDTLGERGGPPPFRGAGAPFRGGGAPFRGGFSDIICRACNQVGHMSRDCMAGAFMICHNCGGRGHMAFECPSVSLMDRFPPRRF
- the LOC117840010 gene encoding uncharacterized protein — protein: MGAPTEMPLAGCTSGGDGGAAAAWTPPFCTIVAADTSDFSYLSCPRCELALPDGAASCFACGSVQPAPARVYRLLLSLATHDRVVPVVLFDRAARTLMGCPADNLARFFAAHPGSACAAADALRGEMCRVVLRAPTRNKRSAGAGDERLRAVSIVPLRDGFRPVVDTLRTLYARG